The Ralstonia pickettii genome has a segment encoding these proteins:
- a CDS encoding chromate resistance protein ChrB domain-containing protein — protein sequence MTAPLDSWLLLIVSLPTASATARMRVWRALKALGCAALRDGAYLLPAHAEQAPQLRELADEVVRENGQAWLLHVQAPGPDEAAIYQALFDRTPDYTDWLAELSDARKTLPGLAAAELNRLHRRHARTYEAIRKIDFFPNEASIRAQAQWRDFAGAVTAVQSPGEPHAAAGSIPRRDPAQYQGRMWATRQHLWVDRVASAWLIQRFIDPHARFLWLESPADCPADALGFDFDGATFTHVGDRVSFEVLLASFGLDGNHGLARLGAVVHALDVGGTTVPEAGGFEAILAGARKRLADDDALLTEIGSVLDSLYAHFSGSRKPS from the coding sequence ATGACTGCCCCTCTCGATTCCTGGCTCCTGCTGATCGTCAGCCTGCCAACCGCGAGCGCAACCGCGCGCATGCGCGTCTGGCGCGCGCTCAAGGCGCTGGGCTGTGCCGCCCTGCGCGACGGCGCCTACTTATTGCCTGCCCACGCGGAACAAGCCCCCCAGTTGCGCGAGTTGGCCGACGAAGTCGTACGGGAAAACGGCCAAGCCTGGCTGCTGCACGTCCAGGCCCCAGGGCCGGATGAGGCGGCGATCTATCAGGCCCTATTCGACCGCACCCCTGATTACACGGACTGGTTGGCCGAGCTGTCGGATGCCCGCAAGACGCTCCCCGGCCTGGCCGCGGCGGAACTCAACCGCCTGCACCGTCGGCACGCCCGCACCTATGAGGCCATCCGCAAGATCGACTTCTTCCCCAACGAGGCGTCGATCCGTGCGCAGGCGCAGTGGCGGGACTTTGCGGGCGCCGTCACTGCCGTTCAATCGCCGGGTGAGCCGCATGCGGCCGCCGGCAGCATCCCGCGCCGCGACCCTGCGCAGTATCAGGGCCGTATGTGGGCCACACGCCAGCATCTGTGGGTCGATCGCGTTGCCAGCGCCTGGCTGATCCAGCGCTTCATCGATCCGCACGCGCGCTTTCTCTGGCTGGAGAGCCCCGCCGATTGCCCGGCAGATGCGCTGGGCTTCGACTTTGACGGTGCGACCTTCACGCACGTCGGCGACCGGGTGTCGTTCGAGGTGCTGCTCGCCAGCTTCGGCCTGGACGGCAATCACGGGCTCGCCCGGCTCGGCGCGGTCGTGCACGCGCTGGACGTGGGCGGCACCACCGTGCCGGAAGCTGGCGGCTTCGAAGCCATCCTGGCCGGCGCTCGCAAACGACTGGCCGATGACGACGCGCTGCTGACAGAGATCGGCAGTGTGCTCGATTCCCTCTATGCCCACTTCTCCGGCAGCCGCAAACCAAGCTGA
- a CDS encoding CusA/CzcA family heavy metal efflux RND transporter: MIGSILNGAVRLRWLVLFLTAVVATVGAWQLNLLPIDVTPDITNKQVQINTVVPTLSPVEVEKRVTYPIETALSGLNGVESTRSFSRNGFSQVTVIFKESANLYFMRQQVSERLAQARPSLPEGAEPQMGPVSTGLGEVFHYSVEYAHPDGKGATIKDGLPGWQSDGSFLTDRGERLTDQVSKLAYLRTVQDWIVRPQLRTTPGVADVDSLGGYVKQYVVEPDAAKLAAYGISYAELARGLEDANLSVGANYIRRSGESYLVRADARIRSVDEISRAVIAQRQNVPITVGQVAVVKVGGELRSGAASRNGYETVVGSALMLVGANSRTVAQAVGDKLKQIEKTMPPGVVIVPTLDRSQLVVATIETVAKNLTEGALLVVVILFLLLGNVRAATIAALVIPLSLLISAIGMNALGISGNLMSLGALDFGLIIDGAVIIVENTLRRLAERQHREGRLLTLRERLDEVVLSSREMVRPTVYGQLVIFLVFLPCLTFQGVEGKMFSPMVITLMLALASAFVLSLTFVPAMIAVLMRKQVAEKEVRVIAATKQRYRPWLQAAVRRPLPFLGAGALTLALAAVAFAFVGREFMPTLDEQNLNLSSVRIPSTSIDQSVAIDLPLERAVMTLPEVKTVYSKAGTASLAADPMPPNASDNYIILKPKDEWPAGVTTKEQVIERIRQKTAAMVGNNYDVTQPIEMRFNELIGGVRSDVAVKIYGEDLDELAATAQRVAAVLRKTPGAADVRVPLTGGFPTFDIVFDRAAIARYGLTVKEVADTLSTALAGKAAGQVFDGDRRFDIVVRLAREQRDNLDVLGALPVMLPQADGQPRASVPLRQLVQFRFTQGLNEVSRDNGKRRIYVEANVGERDLGSFVDDAAKRIANEVKLPTGSWIEWGGQFQNLQAATKRLAIIVPACFILIAATLYLAIGSAMLTATVLTAVPLALAGGVFALLLRGMPFSISAAVGFIAVSGVAVLNGLVLISAIRKRLKDGMAPDAAVVEGAMERVRPVLMTALVASLGFVPMAIATGTGAEVQKPLATVVIGGLVTATVLTLFVLPALCGLVLRRQARRESGDQGVLEAQP; this comes from the coding sequence GGTGGAGGTTGAGAAACGTGTGACCTATCCGATCGAGACCGCGTTGTCCGGCTTGAACGGTGTGGAGAGCACGCGTTCGTTCTCGCGCAACGGCTTCAGCCAGGTCACGGTGATCTTCAAGGAGAGTGCCAACCTCTACTTCATGCGCCAGCAGGTGTCGGAGCGGCTGGCGCAGGCGCGCCCGAGCCTGCCCGAAGGGGCCGAGCCGCAAATGGGACCGGTATCGACCGGCCTGGGTGAGGTGTTCCACTACAGCGTGGAATATGCCCACCCTGATGGCAAAGGCGCAACGATCAAGGATGGGCTGCCCGGCTGGCAGAGCGACGGCAGCTTTCTGACGGACCGGGGAGAACGGCTGACCGATCAGGTCTCCAAGCTCGCCTATCTGCGCACGGTGCAGGACTGGATCGTCCGGCCGCAACTGCGCACCACGCCCGGTGTGGCCGACGTGGATTCCCTGGGCGGCTACGTCAAGCAGTATGTGGTCGAGCCCGACGCGGCCAAGCTGGCGGCCTACGGCATCTCGTATGCTGAACTGGCGCGGGGGCTGGAAGACGCCAACCTCTCGGTCGGCGCCAACTACATCCGGCGCTCGGGCGAGTCGTATCTCGTGCGCGCGGACGCCCGCATCCGCTCGGTGGACGAGATTTCACGCGCGGTCATTGCGCAACGGCAGAACGTGCCGATCACGGTCGGCCAGGTTGCTGTCGTCAAGGTCGGGGGCGAACTGCGCTCCGGGGCAGCCAGCCGCAACGGCTATGAAACTGTGGTCGGCAGTGCGTTGATGCTGGTGGGCGCCAACAGCCGCACGGTGGCGCAAGCGGTGGGCGACAAGCTCAAGCAGATCGAAAAGACGATGCCGCCGGGCGTGGTGATCGTGCCGACGCTGGACCGCTCGCAACTGGTTGTGGCCACCATCGAAACCGTGGCGAAAAATCTGACCGAAGGCGCGTTGCTGGTGGTGGTGATCCTGTTCCTGCTGCTGGGCAACGTGCGGGCGGCGACCATCGCGGCGCTGGTCATTCCGCTGTCGCTGCTGATCAGCGCAATCGGTATGAACGCGCTGGGCATTTCCGGCAACCTGATGAGCCTGGGCGCACTGGACTTTGGCCTCATCATCGACGGTGCCGTCATCATCGTCGAGAACACACTGCGCCGGCTGGCCGAACGCCAGCACCGGGAGGGCCGCCTGCTGACGCTGCGCGAACGGCTGGACGAAGTGGTGCTGTCGTCGCGCGAGATGGTCCGCCCCACGGTCTATGGCCAGCTCGTCATCTTCCTGGTTTTCCTGCCGTGCCTGACCTTCCAGGGCGTCGAGGGCAAGATGTTCTCGCCGATGGTCATCACACTGATGCTGGCGCTGGCGTCAGCCTTCGTGCTGTCGCTGACCTTCGTGCCGGCCATGATCGCGGTGCTGATGCGCAAACAGGTCGCAGAGAAGGAAGTGCGGGTGATCGCGGCCACCAAGCAGCGGTATCGCCCGTGGCTGCAAGCAGCGGTAAGGCGTCCGCTGCCTTTTCTTGGGGCGGGTGCGCTTACGCTCGCGCTGGCCGCCGTGGCCTTTGCCTTCGTCGGCCGCGAGTTCATGCCGACGTTGGACGAACAGAACCTGAACCTCTCGTCCGTGCGCATTCCGTCGACGTCGATCGACCAGTCGGTGGCCATCGACTTGCCGCTGGAGCGGGCGGTGATGACGCTGCCGGAAGTGAAGACGGTCTACTCGAAGGCCGGTACCGCCAGCCTGGCGGCAGACCCGATGCCGCCCAACGCGTCCGACAACTACATCATCCTGAAGCCTAAGGACGAATGGCCGGCGGGGGTGACCACCAAGGAACAGGTGATCGAGCGCATCCGCCAGAAGACCGCCGCGATGGTCGGCAACAACTACGACGTGACACAGCCGATCGAGATGCGCTTCAACGAGCTGATCGGTGGCGTGCGCAGCGACGTGGCTGTGAAGATCTACGGTGAGGATCTGGATGAGCTCGCGGCCACGGCCCAGCGCGTTGCGGCGGTGCTGCGCAAGACGCCGGGTGCGGCCGACGTACGTGTGCCGCTTACCGGCGGCTTCCCGACCTTCGACATCGTGTTCGACCGGGCCGCGATTGCCCGCTACGGCCTGACCGTCAAGGAAGTGGCCGACACGCTGTCGACCGCACTGGCCGGCAAGGCGGCCGGTCAGGTGTTCGATGGCGACCGGCGCTTCGATATCGTGGTCCGCTTGGCCCGCGAGCAACGCGACAACCTCGATGTGCTTGGCGCGCTGCCGGTCATGCTGCCACAGGCTGATGGCCAACCACGCGCATCGGTACCGCTGCGTCAGTTGGTGCAATTCCGCTTCACCCAAGGTCTGAACGAAGTGAGCCGCGACAACGGCAAGCGGCGCATCTACGTGGAGGCCAACGTGGGCGAGCGCGACCTGGGCAGCTTCGTCGACGATGCTGCCAAGCGCATCGCCAACGAGGTCAAGCTGCCGACCGGCTCGTGGATCGAATGGGGCGGGCAGTTCCAGAATCTCCAGGCGGCGACGAAGCGCCTGGCGATCATCGTGCCGGCGTGCTTCATCCTGATCGCGGCCACGCTCTATCTGGCGATCGGCAGCGCCATGCTGACGGCGACGGTATTGACCGCCGTGCCGCTCGCGCTCGCCGGCGGCGTGTTTGCGCTGCTGCTGCGCGGCATGCCGTTCTCGATCTCCGCTGCCGTCGGGTTCATTGCCGTGTCGGGGGTGGCGGTGCTCAACGGGCTCGTGCTCATCTCGGCCATCCGCAAGCGCCTGAAAGATGGCATGGCGCCCGATGCGGCAGTCGTCGAAGGGGCCATGGAACGGGTGCGGCCTGTGCTGATGACGGCGCTGGTTGCCTCGCTCGGCTTCGTGCCGATGGCGATTGCGACGGGTACCGGCGCCGAGGTGCAGAAGCCGCTGGCGACGGTGGTGATCGGCGGCCTGGTCACCGCCACCGTCCTGACACTGTTCGTGCTACCCGCGCTCTGCGGGCTGGTGTTGCGGCGGCAGGCCCGCCGCGAGTCGGGTGACCAGGGGGTACTCGAAGCGCAGCCATAA
- a CDS encoding chromate transporter: MNTTPSTAPTPPQPHHERPSYTLWQLVLYFVRLGTLGFGGPVALAGYMRRDLVDAKQWITEADYKEGLALAQLAPGPLAAQLAIYLGYVHYRILGATLIGIAFVLPSFLMVVALGWAYVRFGGLTWMQSVFYGVGAAVIGIIAISAYKLTTKSVGKDKLLWAVYLVLAAVTVITESEVAWLFLAGGVLVWFWRAPPKWVRQGKVNALAATPLPAASGIFSSIDWPLLSQIGVFFAKAGAFVFGSGLAIVPFLYGGVVTEHHWLNDKQFVDAVAVAMITPGPVVITVGFIGYLIAGLPGACVAAAGTFLPCYLFTILPAPYFKKYGKLPAILAFVDGVTAAAVGAITGAVIVLAKRSIVDVPTVLLALVTVALLLKFKKLTEPVIVAGAALIGLAVYPLLHH, encoded by the coding sequence ATGAACACGACCCCATCCACCGCGCCCACGCCACCGCAGCCTCACCACGAACGCCCGTCCTACACGCTCTGGCAACTGGTGCTGTATTTTGTGCGGCTCGGCACCCTGGGCTTCGGCGGCCCCGTGGCGCTGGCCGGCTATATGCGCCGCGACTTGGTGGACGCGAAGCAATGGATCACCGAGGCTGACTACAAGGAAGGCCTCGCGCTTGCACAGTTGGCACCCGGCCCATTGGCCGCGCAATTGGCGATTTACCTCGGCTATGTGCATTACCGCATCCTCGGGGCAACGCTGATCGGCATCGCCTTCGTGCTGCCGTCGTTCCTGATGGTGGTGGCGCTGGGGTGGGCTTATGTGCGCTTCGGCGGCCTGACCTGGATGCAGTCGGTGTTCTACGGGGTCGGTGCGGCCGTGATCGGCATCATCGCCATCAGCGCTTACAAGCTGACGACCAAGAGCGTTGGCAAGGACAAGCTGCTGTGGGCGGTCTACCTGGTGCTGGCGGCCGTCACCGTCATCACGGAATCGGAAGTGGCCTGGCTGTTCCTGGCCGGCGGTGTGCTCGTCTGGTTCTGGCGCGCACCGCCCAAGTGGGTACGTCAGGGCAAGGTGAATGCGCTGGCCGCGACACCGCTGCCGGCGGCCAGCGGCATCTTCAGCTCAATCGACTGGCCGCTGCTGTCGCAGATCGGCGTGTTCTTTGCCAAAGCGGGCGCCTTCGTGTTTGGCTCGGGCCTGGCCATCGTGCCATTCCTCTATGGCGGCGTGGTCACCGAACACCACTGGCTCAACGATAAACAGTTCGTCGATGCGGTGGCCGTGGCAATGATCACGCCGGGGCCGGTGGTCATCACGGTGGGCTTCATCGGCTACCTGATCGCGGGCCTGCCCGGCGCTTGCGTAGCAGCGGCTGGCACGTTCTTGCCGTGCTACCTGTTCACCATCCTGCCGGCGCCGTACTTCAAGAAGTACGGCAAGCTGCCCGCCATCCTGGCGTTTGTCGACGGTGTCACAGCCGCCGCCGTGGGTGCCATTACCGGCGCGGTGATCGTGCTGGCCAAGCGCTCCATCGTCGATGTGCCGACGGTGTTGCTGGCGCTGGTGACGGTCGCGCTGCTGCTCAAGTTCAAGAAGCTGACGGAGCCGGTGATCGTGGCCGGCGCCGCGTTGATCGGCCTGGCGGTGTATCCACTGCTCCACCACTGA